The Anabrus simplex isolate iqAnaSimp1 chromosome 1, ASM4041472v1, whole genome shotgun sequence genome window below encodes:
- the LOC136879075 gene encoding putative nuclease HARBI1 translates to MQTCSRTPEKHVSASIRYALSAVNMASSSEDDVLLYMWLKLRNKRKRKWIHDFNMSCAQHGAYTLAHDLLKDPVKFQSYYRMYPESYTELLQKISPLLRKQDTNYRKAISPDEKLLITLRYLATGNSFRCLSFQFKRGETTIGKIVDEVCSAVWTTLQPEFMPAPSKELWENISERYLELWNMPNCIGAIDGKHVRIQCPRNSGSSFYNYKGYFSIVLLALVDADGLFIVIEAGDYGRNSDGGVLRNSALGRNLQQGTLNIPDPKRLPKDDDHCSPFPYFFVGDEAFPLQKHIMRPYPRRELTNERRIFNYRLSRARKSVECGFGMLASKFRVLGTAIACKPDKIDTIIRAICVLHNFIRLKDGVFSEPSVTDKDENTDNTMRVLQRLQPCNRRATVEAVELRNHLCSYFMKPNVALSWQNKYAIE, encoded by the exons ATGCAGACTTGTAGCCGCACACCGGAGAAGCATGTGTCTGCATCAATACGCTACGCattatcagctgttaacatggcctcCTCGAGTGAAGATGATGTTTTGCTGTACATGTGGTTGAAATTGCGTAACAAGAGGAAAAGAAAATGGATTCATGATTTTAATATGTCGTGTGCTCAACATGGTGCTTATACCTTAGCGCATGATTTACTAAAAGATCCGGTAAAATTCCAGTCATACTACCGAATGTACCCCGAAAGCTACACagaacttcttcagaaaatttcTCCATTATTAAGAAAACAAGACACAAACTACAGGAAGGCTATAAGTCCTGATGAAAAGCTACTTATAACACTAAG GTACTTAGCTACTGGTAACAGCTTCAGATGCTTGAGCTTTCAGTTTAAAAGAGGAGAAACAACAATCGGCAAAATTGTGGATGAAGTGTGTTCGGCAGTATGGACAACACTTCAACCTGAGTTTATGCCTGCACCCTCAAAGGAGTTATGGGAGAATATTTCCGAAAGATATTTGGAACTCTGGAATATGCCTAACTGCATTGGTGCCATAGACGGGAAACACGTTCGTATCCAGTGCCCGAGAAACAGTGGCTCATCCTTCTATAACTACAAGGGCTATTTTTCTATTGTTCTATTAGCTTTGGTTGATGCAGATGGACTTTTCATTGTTATAGAAGCTGGTGACTATGGCAGAAACAGTGATGGTGGCGTGTTGCGAAACTCAGCTTTAGGAAGAAACCTTCAGCAGGGCACACTGAATATACCTGATCCCAAGAGGCTACCGAAAGATGATGATCACTGTTCACCATTTCCTTATTTTTTCGTTGGTGATGAAGCTTTCCCATTACAGAAGCATATCATGAGACCCTATCCGCGAAGAGAACTTACAAATGAAAGGCGGATTTTTAATTATAGGCTTAGCAGAGCTAGAAAGAGTGTAGAATGTGGTTTTGGAATGCTTGCTTCTAAATTTAGAGTTCTCGGTACAGCTATAGCCTGCAAACCTGATAAAATAGACACCATAATACGAGCAATTTGTGTTCTGCATAACTTCATTAGACTAAAAGACGGCGTTTTTAGTGAACCGAGTGTAACAGATAAGGATGAAAATACTGACAATACGATGCGTGTGTTGCAGAGATTGCAACCCTGCAACAGAAGAGCAACAGTTGAGGCTGTTGAATTAAGAAATCACTTGTGTTCTTACTTTATGAAACCAAACGTAGCCCTTTCTTGGCAGAATAAGTACGCtatagaataa